CCGCAGCACTACAATTACGACATGTGGGAAGGCATCGAATATACGATCAATATTTCCCGTCCAGTGGGAGAACGTGTGGTTGAACTGACCGTAAACGGCAAGCCGATCGACCCGTCCGCGGAGTATGACGTCGTCATGAACAACTACCGCGCCGGTGGTGGCGGAAACTATTTGATGTTTCAGGGCAAGCCGGTCGTGAGAGATATTCCGACGGATGTGGCGGAGCTGCTCGCTACTTACATTATGGAAAAAGGGACCATCGAAGCGACTTGCAACAATAACTGGAAAGTGATTCATGACTGAAATGGAATGCAATGGAGGGAGAACGACGAAGAGAAGGGCCCCCGGTTCATTCTCCCAATCCCGGGCACGTGGACACTTAGAGAAATCGGCTCTCTACCGCACTCCCCACTCCCACATGCCGTAAGCGGTTTTCTTGTCGAGCGGAACGCCCGCTTGGCGAAGCAGCAGGGCGATTTGTCCGCGGTGGTGGGCTTCGTGGGCAATCAAATATCCGAGAAATGCGGTCGGATGAGGCCTGAACCCCTTGATCCGGCCGGTTTCCAACCCAAGCTCCAGCAGGCGTTCGATCCGGTCGGCGGAATCGGCGAGCGCCGTCTGCAGCGCTGCTTTGGTTACGGAAACTTTCGAATCGTCATCTTTCGGCTCACCCAGCCATTCCGGGGCGGCTTGCTTCAGCCACATCCTCCGCACTTTGACGATATGATGCAGATGCTCCCCGACCGACCTTCCTTTTTCCCAAGAAGCTTTCAACTGCTCCTCATCGATCGCCTCCAGCATAAACAGATGAATCCGCTGGTGAATACGCCATGTCTCAAGCAAGGCATCGTTCATGTTTAATCCTCCCCGCGCCTGCACGCAGGCAATGAGAAACGGCTTGTCATCCTATGCCGCGCGGCGCTATATTGTTTGTAACCACTGGCAGCGTAACAGGAAATAGTGACAGAACCTGTCATATTCGAAATAATTTGGCGGAAAAGGAGGACCGGGGATGGCCAAGCCGAAGCGGCTCATCGAGCTGCTCATGACGGTAAACGCCAAAAGAAGGTTTACCGTGCAGGAGCTTGCGGACGAGTTTCATGTGTCCAAGCGGACGATTTTACGCGATCTTCAGGAGCTGAGCGAGCTCGGGGTTCCGCTGTATTCGGAAGTGGGGGCGGGGGGCGGTTACCGTGTGCTGCGGGAGAAAATGCTGCCTCCGATATGTTTTTCCGAAGAGGAGGCGACGGCGATGTTTTTCGCTTACCAGTCGCTGGAGCAATACTCGGCGCTGCCCTTTGAGGAGTCGTCCGTCTCCGCATTGAAAAAGTTTTATCATTACTTGCCTGCAGAGGCCAAGGAGCGCATTCAGGCGCTTCAGAACCGCTTTATGTTCAAAGTGCCGAAGCACAAGCTGGGGGCGAAATATTTAAAGCCGTGCCTGGAAGCGGCGCTTCGCGGTCAGGTGCTGTTCATCGAATACGACTCCGAAAACGGCGTCAGCAAGCGGGACATTCAGCCGATCGGCGTGTATGCGATGAACGGGCTCTGGTATTGTCCAGCCTATTGCTTTAAAAGCGAAGAGATGCGGATGTTCCGCGTAGACCGGATCGTATCGGCCGAGGTCAAAAACGATCAGTCCGTACGGAGAGAAGATGTGCGGAAAAAAACGCTCGTAGACTGGTTTTCTTTTGAAAACCAAACGCATGAAGTGGAGCTGGAGGTGGAGCTGACGCCGCGGGGCGTGAAAAAATGCCAATCCGACATCTGGCTTTCCTCCGATTTGCATGTGCGTTCCGACGGAACCGGAGTGATTCGGACGACGATCGACCGCCCTTTCATTCCTTGGGCGATCGACTTTTTCATGGGTTACGGAACGGAGGCCGTGCTCACAAAGCCGGATTTTGCGGTGGAGATGATCAAAAACCGGCTGGACGAGCTGCGCAAGCTGTATCAGTAGGGGCAAACTTCCGATCGAAAAACCACCGGGGTTAAGACGTGTGCCATTCGTCACGGCCCATATGAAATTTCCGGCGCAAAAAAAGATGCGAACGTTTTCACGCTGTTGTATGATTTTATATGGAACGGATTGCGGATTGTTGATCAATATTGGTTTAGCGACGAGGAGGAAAAGGGATGGAAGAAATTTTATTGTGGTCTGATGGGACACCTTATGCTCAGGGAACTGGAAAAGAAGATATTCCGTACATCGTGCCGTTTCCGGTGGAAAGCGCGAATCCGGCTCCCGCCGTCATCGTTTGTCCGGGGGGCGGCTACGGAAGAAAAGCGGAGCACGAGGGGGAGCCTGTAGCACGCTGGCTCAATTCTCTGGGCATCGCCGCATTCGTGCTGCAGTATCGCGTTGCGCCTTACCGGCATCCGGTGCCGCTCGGCGATGCCAAGCGGGCGATCCGGCTCGTGCGGAGCACGGCGGCCCGCTGGAATATCGATCCGCAGCGCGTCGGCATTCTCGGCTTTTCTGCGGGCGGGCATCTGGCATCGTCGGCGGGCCTTCACTACGACCTCGGCAATCCGGAAGCGGACGATGCGGTGGAACGCGAAAGCAGCCGTCCCGACTTGATGGTGCTGTGTTACCCCGTTATTACGTTCGGAGAATTTACGCATGCCGGTTCAAAATCGAATTTGCTCGGACCCGAGCCGGATGAAGAGCTCGTCAAACTGCTGTCGGGTGAGCATCAGGTGACCGCCGAGACGCCGCCGGCTTTTCTGTGGCATACGGCGGACGACGCGTCAGTTCCGGTTGAGAACAGCCTGCAGCTGGCTATGGCGCTCAGCAGGCATAAGGTGCCGCACGAGCTGCACGTGTACGAGAGCGGACGGCACGGCCTCGGCCTTGCCGGGGATCATCCGGAGGCCCATACGTGGACGACGCTTTGTGCGAACTGGCTGCGCAAGCGAGGGTTTTAGAAGATGCCGTCCGTATCGCAGTTCGAGCTGTATCCCCTCGGAGATGCGGCAGTGACGGTGCGCTTCGGCAGCGCTGTGGATCCTGCGGTGTTCGAAGCCGTTCAGGAGGCGGCCGGCCGATTGGAAAGGGCGAGGCACCCGCTGGCGACGGAGATCACCTGCGCTTATGCGACCGTAACGGTGTATTACGAGGGGGGCGCGGGCGAAGGCGGGCCAGTGCAGCGGGCTGCGGAAGTCGGTGACAGCTTTAGTAAGGCGAAAGCGGGAGGAGCGACCGGTGCTTCGGAGGTCCGGATGGACGCGGGAAGCGAGGCGGAAGTAAGGCGCGCGGACATGCCGGAGGAAAAGTCCGGCATACCGTCAGATGGTGCTTCCTGGCAAGGATTTCGCATCTCGGCGGAAGCACCGATCTCCGGGGAATCACCTATCTCCCCGGATTCGGCGTACGGGCGCATATGCAGCTGGATTCGCGAGCGGCTTCACGATATGAGCGAAGCTGAGCCCGCCGACGGTGCCGGGGAGTCCGCTTCGGGCGCTTCGCTCTTTGAAATCCCGGTATGCTACGGCGGCGCTTACGGACCGGATCTTGTGGAAGTGGCGAGGCGCTGCGGGCTGACGGAGGATGCCGTCGTAGAGCTGCACAGCCGGGATGTATACAAGGTGTACATGGTCGGATTTGCCCCCGGCTTTCCGTATCTCGGCGTCGTTCCGCCGCAGCTTGAAATGCCGCGCCGCGCCGAACCGCGGCTGTCCGTAGCGGCCGGTTCGGTCGGTTTGGCCGGCCGGCAAACCGGCATTTACCCGCTTGAATCGCCGGGAGGCTGGCAAATCATCGGGAGGACGCCGGTCCGGCTGTTTCACCCGCTGCGGCAGCCGCCGGCCCTGCTGAGGCCCGGGGATCGCGTCCGGTTCGTTCCTGTGCCGGAGGCGAAGTTTGAGGAGCTTCGCCGATTGGCCGTGCCGAAAGGCGGAAAGGGGGGCGGCCTATGACCGTGACGGTGCTGCGGCCCGGCCTGCACACGACCGTGCAGGACCTCGGCCGCTTCGACTATAGAGGCGTCGGCGTGCCGGTGAGCGGCGCTTTGGACGCATTTGCGATGCGGGTGGCCAACCTGCTGGCCGGAGGCGCCGAAGGCTGCGCCGTGCTGGAGGCGACGATGGCCGGCCCTGCGCTTCGCTTCGAGCAGAGCGCGCTGATCGCGCTCTGCGGCGGCGAGCTGGACGCCCGCGTGGACGGCGCGCCGGTGCCGTATTGGCGCCCGGTGCTGGTTCGCCGCGGAAGCGTGCTCGAGCTCGGCTACGCCCGCAGCGGCTGCCGGGCGTACATCGCCGTGGCCGGCGGCTTCGCCGTGCCGGCCGTTATGGGCAGCGCCAGCACGTACGTGCGCGGCGGCTTCGGGGGCTTCGCCGGCCGTGCGCTGCAGGCCGGCGATACGCTCGCCCGCGGAGAGCCCGGCCCGGCCGGGCGGGCTCTCGCGGAGCGGCTGGCGGCGGCCGCGCCGGGCGCCGCGGCGGCGTGGCCGCCGTGGTTCGTGCAGCCGGAGCTGCTGCCGGCCTACGGCCAAGGCGTCACGGTCCGGGCGATCCCCGGCCCGGAGCTGGACCGCTTCGATCCCGCTGCCCGGGATCGGTTCTGGTCCGAGCCGTACCGCGTGACGGTGCGGTCGGACCGGATGGGCTGCCGGCTGGAAGGAGCGGAGCTCCAACTTCGGCAGCCGCTGGAGATGGTGTCCGAGGCGGTAGCCCCCGGCACCGTCCAAGTGCCGCCGGGCGGGCAGCCGATCGTGCTGCTCGCCGACTGCCAGACGACCGGGGGGTATCCCCGGATCGCCCACGTCGCGGCCGTCGATCTGCCCCTGCTCGCGCAGCTGAAGCCGGGTGATACCGTGCGGTTCCGCCCCGTCACCGTGGAAGAAGCCGAAGAGCTGCTGTGGATACGCTCCCGGGAGCTGCAGCTGCTCGCCGCAGGGATTGCGGCAAGGATTAAATCGGTATAACGATTCTTTCGCTTGAGCGAGCCTTCCGAATGTGAGTTAATGGAAGTGCGGCCGGCAGCGCGGCAAATGGCGACGTTTGCAGCGGCTTCGTTTAGCTAGCGAACGGAGGAAGCGGCCAGTTCTCGAGAAAGGAGTGATCGAAAGAAATGATTACGTTACCTGAGGTGGTCTCTGCGTAAAGCAGAGCCTTGCAACCGGAGGCCTTCGGGCCTCCCCTATATTTTTTGCTGGACATACATACTTGTCTTTGGTTATACTGAAAGTGTGTTGGATAATAATGTTAAATAATAACAGGTGAAAGGAGCGTTGTGCCGTGCTGACAACATTTGGATTTGAGGGGTTTCCCGATTAACAATTGAATAAGCTCGTAACAAGACCGTCCACCTGCTAAGTTTCATATTGGAAGAACCAGGGGTACACGATTGTTTTTGGGGATCGTGTTTTTTCATTTTTGCCGCCTGGGTTCGGGCTCGTGACGTCTGCTGCAGACGTTTTTTTGTTTTTCGGGAAATTCAAAAAACTAATTAGGAGGTATAACGATGAGCACACTTAATACATTTGGATTTGCATTTGGAGTTAATGCTTGGAAGTCGGAAACAGCTCAAGGTAAACTTAAGGAGGTTTTTGTAAATGAGTTACAAAAACGGAAAAGATGTTCTTCCCCCTAGCTTGCTTAAACAGCTGCAAGAATACATTCAGGGTGAGATTATTTATATACCGAAAAAAGAACAAAAACGCGCGGGATGGGGCGAGAACAACGGAACCCGCCTGTTCATCAAACGGCGCAACAACGAAATTTTTCAGCAGTATCAGAACGGCTCAACCGTAAGGGAGCTGATCGAAAAATACCATCTGTCGGAAGACAGCATCCGTAAAATCATCGTCAAAACCCGCGTCAGCCTGGCGCGGCAGGCGGAGATGTGATGGCACGGACACACATGAGCCGCGGACCGGTGGAAGGGTCCATCGGCGGCGGACGAACCCGGAGGCGCAGAAGCGGCCTCCGGGTTATTTGTATAGAGATTAATTAGCTGGAGACGTCCAACATTCCGAATCGCGAGAAAAAACTTCCGCCGCCGGGGGCCCCACCAAGTATTCGGAATTTGCTGCGAAGCGTATCTTCACTTTGTTGGGGGAGCAGCTATCGCTCTTAAGTTTTCCTCATGCGACCGGTCAGTGAAAATGAACGATCTGCACATGCTCGTCGTCTTTCATCGCGTTATCGAGCACCGCGACGATCCGGATGTTCTCCGTCGGCAGCTGCAGCTCGGGGTATATGTCGCCCGGTACCCGCAGCAGGGTCGTATCCCCCGACCAATGCGCTTCCCGGATAATATACTCGTCCTCTTGGCGGATCAGTGCGATTTGTCCGCTGGCGCGAAGCGGCTGTGTCGTTCCGAACAGCAGATAGTCGCCTTGGCGAATGCCGAGTCCGGCAAGTCCCTCGTCGGCGAGCTGCAGCGCGAACTGGGCCTCGGTCACCCGGGGCAGTTGCAGGTGCGGGGCGCGGGACAAGTCGGCATCGTCCAGGCTCAAGCTGAAAAAGCGCTTCGTTCGGCCTTCGGCGACCACCGGTATGATTTTAGTTTGCATCGTCGGCCTCCTCTTTTACATATCCGACGACGCCTCTTTCCTTACTGTAAAGCATCGTTGAACGGCCTGTTCGAACGGCAAAATCGATGCCACCGCTTCTAAACCGGTTGTCCTGCCCCCGAATGCCGGCTTGAAAATCATCCTCCCGCCGCGAGGCGAGCGACTGCCTGACGAAATGCTCCAGCCTGCGCAGCGCAAACGCCGGACGGACGCGAAATATGCTTGCGATCGAAGCGGCCGCTTCGGTCTTGTGCTCCGGCAGCTCCAGCGCGAGCAGCATAAAAGTGGGCACGCAAAGGTGCATCGCGAACTGATCGGCCTTAGCCTCCTGAAGCCGGATGAAATCGATCGGCATGACCAACTGGTTGCCGGCGTGAAGCAGTATATGGCACAGCTCGTGGGCGAAATCCTCCATCTGCTCCTCGCGCGAAAGCCTGCTGTCGAGAATGATCGAGCCCATGCCGCCGCGTTCGAGCGCCCTGCTGCTCATCTCTGCATAATGCACCCAAATATCAAGCTTGTCCGCTATAACTTCCGGCTCCAGCTGCTCCGGCTGCGTGATTCCGAGATGCTGCAGCATTCCGCTCACTGTCTCCTCCAGCGGCGTCATTTTATATCCGTACTTCATAAATTCCCTCCATATATCTGACCGTATTAAAAAAGTTCAAGCCTCTTCATTCGCCGTTACCCATAGAACGGGAATGAACGTTCGATATATAGGTTGAAGAAAAGCCTTTCCGAGGGCTTTCCGCTTCATTCTCCTTGCCGCTGTCCAGGAGAGCGTCCCGCTTCCCGCTGCTTGATAATATCCCAAATCTGCCTAAGCTCCGCGCGCCGTTCCTCCGGGGCCTCGAGCAGCTCCTTGAACCACAAGCCGAGCTCGGGATCGGTATCCTGCAGCGAAAGCTCGGGGAGAACGGTTGAGGAGGAGGTGGCGGTACTTGCATCTTTATCGGCATGGCCGTTCCTACTGGCTGAACCTTCGGTATCATCTCCCGAACCTGAAGCTTCCGCAGTAGCATCGTCGGCATTTGTGGTACCTGCGGTAGAGGGGGCCGTATGGCGAAGTCCCATTACGGCATCGCCGCTTAATCGCGGACTGCGCTCTGTGGGAACGTTGTGCACCTGAGAACGGCTTAAAGAGAAATGCGCTCCCCTTGCAAAAAGCGTTCCGGGGCCCCCGGGACGGCGCTCGGCGAGACCGCTTCTATGCGAACTCCCTTCGCGAATCGGCCCTTCCACCGCTTGATCGCTCGTGCGCGAGCGAGTGCCCGTTGCGGGATGTTCCCCTGCGGAACTGCCCGAACCTGAAGCTTCCGCGTCAAATCCGCCACGAGACGGTTCCTTCGGCGGAGTTGTTCCGAGCAGTTCGTCCACGCTAACCTGCAGCAGCACGGCCGCTTTGCGGATGGTGTCCAGCGACGGCTCCCGATACCCTGTTTCGTAACCGGCATATGTACTTTTGGCGATACCCAGCTCATCGGCCATACGCTGGATGGACCAGCGGCGGCTTTTGCGAAGCTGCTGCAATTTCGGACCGATCATTTGTCTTCATCTCCGGCGAACTTATGTTTGTATATATAGTTTCGCATAACGCGTACGTTTTTTCAATAGTCTGGAAATAAATTAAAATTTATGCTTGAAATGTACGCGAAATGCGTACATAATATAATTGAATAGGAACATATGTTTGCATAGAAGGAGCCGTGAACCATGACGAAATGGACGAAGACGGATCAAGAGCATTTCAGGGAACATATTTGCGGAGCATGTCCCGGCAGTCTTTGGGGAGAGAAGAGCATTTGCCGCATTCATCAAATATCGATCGGACAAGTTGAGGACTGCCCGGAATGGAAGCCGCGATCCGGAGCGCGTAAAGCGGTAGTGAGGGAAGCGGAGGAAGATTATGGTTCCTCCTCCGGACAAGCCTTCGAAAGAGCCATCCAGGTGGATGAGGAAGTTAAAGACTACTCGTGGATGGTGCGCGAAATGGTCCGCTTGCGGGAAGAACTGGAACAGATCGACACCGGCTTAACGTCCAAATACGGAATCGATGCCGCCCAACCGAAAGGCAAGGGCACGTACAGCAGCGTCGTATTAAGAGAAGTGCAGAAGCGGGATAAATGCTGGAAGCGGCTTTTGGCGCTGGAGGAGAAGGTGAAGCGGATCGACGCGGCGGCGGAGCAAGTGAAGGACGGCCGATACCGGACCGTGCTCGAATGTATGTTGGACGGGCAGCGGATGAACGCGATTGCCCGGCACATCGGAGTGTCGCGGCAGCGGCTGTACGAAATTCGCCGGGATCTGATGGTGCAGCTTGCATCTTATATGTATGGAGAGGAAGTAAGCAGAGATCGGACGGGTTGATGATTTGATTATTTAAGGCATATTAAACCAAAATTCAAATAAAATCCTTTCCGGTTTATATGTAATGACAGGAACAATGAACAATCTGGGTGAACCCTGGGTTGGACAGGGAGCTGACGTAGGGCGGCTCCTTTTTGTTTCCGGTAGTAAATCTTTTGTGGAAGGAGGAGGAACATTTTGGGCAAGGATGGCTCGTACCGGCAACCCTTAAATCAGTAAGCACGCCTAGAGCCGGCCAAGCTGTTTCGGCATATACTGTAAAGGCCAATGGCGGGTCTGGAATAACGGCTACTGCATAGATCCATCCAGTAAACTCACTATGGACTTCGGCTTTAGACTGTACCCTACTGGAGCAATCGTCAGTTGCAGCGTGCCTGTGCTATAGCTGTTCTTGTATGCACAGGCAGCGTCACAGGGTACGATACTTTTGTAGAGTACAAGCGTATCTTCCGGCAAAAACCGCCAAGGCGTCGCGACGGCCGCGCCGTATGGAGTGTATATGCGGTTGGTGCAGTAACAAATCGGTAAAGAATACGGACCTGTACAGCTTTTGATTAAGGAGCTGGGCAGGTAGCGAGCGTCTGTTTCGACCATCGCGCAAAACGCCAACTTATCGTCTTGAAGAAATGGTACACCTTAACAACGCATGGCATCAAAAAAAGTTTGAGGAGATGTACTCTCTCATCAAATATTATGCACCCTATTGGCTGAGCGGTCCTGGAAAATAGATGGCTAAGCTTTTATAAACAATAAATATGGGGTGATAAGATGAGTACGGATCTGGGTATAAGTGTAAAAATCTTTGGCGCTGTTGGCGATGGAGTCACTGACGATTCATCGGCAATTACAAACGCTGTGAACAGTGACGAGGGCACGATTATTTTCCCTAAGGGAGTATACGCTGTAGACGCCAACTTAACTTTACCGAAGTCAAAAAAGGTCGTATTTGCTGCCGGTGCCAGATTGAAAGTAAACGCCGGTCGTACTGTTGCCATAGACTCCCCGATAGACGCACCTTTGCAGCCAATATTTACAGGAAGTGGGACCTACACAACCAGTGTAAAAGGGTCCGTATTTTATCCGCAATGGTTTGGCGGTACTAATGAAGGGGACGAGGAGAAAGGCGTCATCACCTACAGGGCCTCTATCTCCGCAGGATCAAACATTTTGACCATACCGGACGCCGATAAGACCAAGTTTAAAGATGGGCAGACCATCATGATTGTAGGGGCAGGAGCCAATTTGCAATCTACATTTCCAACCAAAGTCCCTCTGCCCACGCTCACTTTAACGAATAAGTACAACGTTCCCGTGCCTGCCGGTACCACCACTTATAGATATAGGATTTGTATCCTTGATAAATACGGCGGATATACGGCTGTCAGCGATATTGCTGAAATCAATAATGCGCCTGACAAATTAGGGTATGATACCGGCAGGGTCAAAATCACCTTCCCTACAGGAGTGCAGCGGCATGGGTGGGCAGTGTATGGCGAACAGACCAACCCTCCGGGCAGTAGGGGGATCTTGGGTATTTTCAGGGATGTTACGGCATTTATGGAAGATATGGGCCAAGGCGATATTTCCGCAGGGATACCGCCGTGGGTGTCTTCAACTCCGCCTGCCTCAAAGGTAAACAGAATTTTAACCACAACTATAGTTTCGGGCGGCGGCACCACTTCCCTGGTGTTAGCAGACTCCGCTATCAACACAGTATCCAATATGGCAGTTTTAGGTGATAATACGGCGATAATCAACAAAATGTACGACATGCTAAGCGCTGCCGGCGGAGGTACTATCCTGCTTTCCAGGGGTGTATACCATGTCAAAGTAAACCCTGATACAGCCAGAACTCTGCTCATCACATCCAATGTAAATCTGGTATCCAAGGAGAAGGGGATCATCTTATGTCACACAAATATATGTGTGGATAACCAAACCACTCTCAGCGGCAAGGGGGATACTGCGTCTAACTGGACTATTGACGGAGTAGTGCTTGATGGAGGAAATCGGGTTTTTACCTGCGAATTCGCCCACGTATTCCTTAACACGACAGGCAATGGCCCATATAAAAACTTTGTCGTGAAAGATTGTGAATTCAGATACCAAAAAGGCAGGATGATAAGCACCAATCAGGGAAGTTGTGAGGAATACAGGATAACCGGAAATTATTTCCACCATAGCTGCTCTAATGTCGGCGGCATAGGCGGCACCAAGTATATGGTGGATCATAATTTGATGAAAGACTGCTATAATGGTATAGATATGAGCGGAGGCAGTAAAGTCGGTACAGCCGAGGCCCTCATCCTAAGAAGTTTGGTAAACGGTCTCAATCCGGGGACAACCAGCTATGGGGACATCGTGTACAACACTATAGAGAACTGGGGTTCTATAGCTTTTGGCGGGGCATTGGCTGTTTATAAGAATATTAATATTTCACATAACACCGTCATTGGCGCCAATCTGGGCTGCAGCGGTATATTGGAAAATATCAATATCTCTAATAACAAGATAGTTAGAGCACCGCTCCCTGGCATTCCTATGTATTTCGATGGTCAGTCCATAAAGTTGGAAATGACGGTACCCGGTCAGTCTGCGAAAAATATTGTCATCAAAGACAACACCATTAAAGTTAAAACCGATCCGCTTAGTGGGCACAGCTGTTCCGGTATCAGCGTGGCTGCTAACAATGCTATAGCGGCCAACATCAAAGGGGTTAGTATCATTGGCAACAGCATCGAGCTGGATGCCGAATGCCCATACAATGCCATGGATATACACGGTGGAGGCAAGGACTACATTATATCGGACAATAGAATGATCATGCCTAATCCGGCCCAGGAGTGCTCAATTGAAGTATATACGAATATAGCCGATGCTAACTGGACAGTAGAGAACAACTACTCCCCGGGTAAAATCATGCTTTTACCGGCAGGGTCAATAGTAAAAGGGAACAGGGTTGGCGGTATAAGGGTGTTCGGAAATTCTATTATCAGTGAAAACTATATAAGCGGGTATATAACAACATCGGCTCAAAATACATGGGGGGGCGTAGTCAATTTACTGGGCGACAGGGTTACAGTTTCCAACAACGTATTTGACCTTGCCGATCACGGTAACGCTACCCAAGCCGCGATAGGTGCTGTGTATGCTTCAAAGGACCACGTAATCCAAGGAAATTTATTTGTTAACATGGGCAGCAGCAGAACGACCATCATATCGGTGTCTGCCGACTACTGCACAATCTATAATAACATAGGGGCAGGCAGCAGCAGTAAAAGAGTTACTGAGCTCTCTGCCCTGCCTACCGCAGCGGTTTACTGGAATAAAGGAGATAAGATATACAATACCAATCCGACTGCATATATAGGGTGGGTGTGTATGACAGCAGGTTACTCCTATGAGTTAACGTGGGGGGCAAATAAGTTATATGACTCCGGTAAGGTAGTTAAGTCCGGGAACTACGTGTATAGAGCATCCCAGACCGGTACGGGGACATCCGGCGGCGTAGCACCCACACACACATCGGGAAGCGCCATGGACGGTACGGTGACGTGGGAGTATGTTGGTCCGGCGGCTGACTTTAAGACTTTTGGGGCTATTGTGTAACCGGATCGTTCAGGCTGACAATTTTGGCAAATAAGGAACAATATACAAAAATTGTTCGAACACATGTTCTTGTTTTATAATCAAGTCAGGAACAATAAACAACCCGGTTAAACCCGGGGTGGACAGGGAGCTGCCGCAGGGCGGCTCTTTTTGTTTCCGTAAAGCAAGCTTTGGCGGAAGGAGGTGGGGCAGGATGAGTTCTCGACTCGCCGGCGGCGACGAGCCGAAGCTGATGCCGCCGCGCAAATGCGCTTCCTGCATTTGGGGACGGTGGGAGGGCAGCGTGCAGTTTTGCATGAAGCCGGTCTGCATCAAGGAATCGGCGCGAACCAAGCGGCTTCAGCCGAATTGAACGGGAGGTGAACGGGCGATGCGCGGCAGCGTGACGATGCCGGACCGGCGTGCGGGTCCGGTTTTGAACGATAGGTAAGTACGCTTTATAGTGGTATTCACGTTTCGTTTAACAAGAATTCATTCAGAGCGGGAAGGCCTATGAGCAAATTTGGCGATTTTGAATTTAAAGATTTCAATGCTTTGGGGCAAAAGC
The window above is part of the Paenibacillus hamazuiensis genome. Proteins encoded here:
- a CDS encoding biotin-dependent carboxyltransferase family protein, with protein sequence MTVTVLRPGLHTTVQDLGRFDYRGVGVPVSGALDAFAMRVANLLAGGAEGCAVLEATMAGPALRFEQSALIALCGGELDARVDGAPVPYWRPVLVRRGSVLELGYARSGCRAYIAVAGGFAVPAVMGSASTYVRGGFGGFAGRALQAGDTLARGEPGPAGRALAERLAAAAPGAAAAWPPWFVQPELLPAYGQGVTVRAIPGPELDRFDPAARDRFWSEPYRVTVRSDRMGCRLEGAELQLRQPLEMVSEAVAPGTVQVPPGGQPIVLLADCQTTGGYPRIAHVAAVDLPLLAQLKPGDTVRFRPVTVEEAEELLWIRSRELQLLAAGIAARIKSV
- a CDS encoding ImmA/IrrE family metallo-endopeptidase, whose product is MKYGYKMTPLEETVSGMLQHLGITQPEQLEPEVIADKLDIWVHYAEMSSRALERGGMGSIILDSRLSREEQMEDFAHELCHILLHAGNQLVMPIDFIRLQEAKADQFAMHLCVPTFMLLALELPEHKTEAAASIASIFRVRPAFALRRLEHFVRQSLASRREDDFQAGIRGQDNRFRSGGIDFAVRTGRSTMLYSKERGVVGYVKEEADDAN
- a CDS encoding DinB family protein, with the protein product MNDALLETWRIHQRIHLFMLEAIDEEQLKASWEKGRSVGEHLHHIVKVRRMWLKQAAPEWLGEPKDDDSKVSVTKAALQTALADSADRIERLLELGLETGRIKGFRPHPTAFLGYLIAHEAHHRGQIALLLRQAGVPLDKKTAYGMWEWGVR
- a CDS encoding S24 family peptidase — translated: MQTKIIPVVAEGRTKRFFSLSLDDADLSRAPHLQLPRVTEAQFALQLADEGLAGLGIRQGDYLLFGTTQPLRASGQIALIRQEDEYIIREAHWSGDTTLLRVPGDIYPELQLPTENIRIVAVLDNAMKDDEHVQIVHFH
- a CDS encoding helix-turn-helix transcriptional regulator, translated to MAKPKRLIELLMTVNAKRRFTVQELADEFHVSKRTILRDLQELSELGVPLYSEVGAGGGYRVLREKMLPPICFSEEEATAMFFAYQSLEQYSALPFEESSVSALKKFYHYLPAEAKERIQALQNRFMFKVPKHKLGAKYLKPCLEAALRGQVLFIEYDSENGVSKRDIQPIGVYAMNGLWYCPAYCFKSEEMRMFRVDRIVSAEVKNDQSVRREDVRKKTLVDWFSFENQTHEVELEVELTPRGVKKCQSDIWLSSDLHVRSDGTGVIRTTIDRPFIPWAIDFFMGYGTEAVLTKPDFAVEMIKNRLDELRKLYQ
- the pxpB gene encoding 5-oxoprolinase subunit PxpB, yielding MPSVSQFELYPLGDAAVTVRFGSAVDPAVFEAVQEAAGRLERARHPLATEITCAYATVTVYYEGGAGEGGPVQRAAEVGDSFSKAKAGGATGASEVRMDAGSEAEVRRADMPEEKSGIPSDGASWQGFRISAEAPISGESPISPDSAYGRICSWIRERLHDMSEAEPADGAGESASGASLFEIPVCYGGAYGPDLVEVARRCGLTEDAVVELHSRDVYKVYMVGFAPGFPYLGVVPPQLEMPRRAEPRLSVAAGSVGLAGRQTGIYPLESPGGWQIIGRTPVRLFHPLRQPPALLRPGDRVRFVPVPEAKFEELRRLAVPKGGKGGGL
- a CDS encoding CD3324 family protein — translated: MSYKNGKDVLPPSLLKQLQEYIQGEIIYIPKKEQKRAGWGENNGTRLFIKRRNNEIFQQYQNGSTVRELIEKYHLSEDSIRKIIVKTRVSLARQAEM
- a CDS encoding helix-turn-helix domain-containing protein, with product MIGPKLQQLRKSRRWSIQRMADELGIAKSTYAGYETGYREPSLDTIRKAAVLLQVSVDELLGTTPPKEPSRGGFDAEASGSGSSAGEHPATGTRSRTSDQAVEGPIREGSSHRSGLAERRPGGPGTLFARGAHFSLSRSQVHNVPTERSPRLSGDAVMGLRHTAPSTAGTTNADDATAEASGSGDDTEGSASRNGHADKDASTATSSSTVLPELSLQDTDPELGLWFKELLEAPEERRAELRQIWDIIKQREAGRSPGQRQGE
- a CDS encoding alpha/beta hydrolase, whose translation is MEEILLWSDGTPYAQGTGKEDIPYIVPFPVESANPAPAVIVCPGGGYGRKAEHEGEPVARWLNSLGIAAFVLQYRVAPYRHPVPLGDAKRAIRLVRSTAARWNIDPQRVGILGFSAGGHLASSAGLHYDLGNPEADDAVERESSRPDLMVLCYPVITFGEFTHAGSKSNLLGPEPDEELVKLLSGEHQVTAETPPAFLWHTADDASVPVENSLQLAMALSRHKVPHELHVYESGRHGLGLAGDHPEAHTWTTLCANWLRKRGF